The Primulina huaijiensis isolate GDHJ02 chromosome 6, ASM1229523v2, whole genome shotgun sequence genomic sequence AGGAACACCCTCACCTTGTCCCGAAGTACGCGCATTATCCCCATGAGCCCGGGAATTTtcttggttagttcttcgagtatgagccatatcaacgccttaatctcaagtttcccacagacggcgccaatgatgtgactttgttgaaatggatgagccgggtaaggagctccaacaggtcaaatcaataatttatagtttttagggaatttgagtgaaggtaatggcttcaatagcacctgcaaacaatgaaagaaactcgtgaatgggcgccggaggggtatccggcgtggccactccgatgcttaagtcagcaggttgaagatgaacacaagcaatatttgggagaaaatatgtataatgcttgagagttcaaagattttagaatcggtaaatgacatttatacctgctatttatagtagaagatgaggtagataccttgattccagtgctacctactaagtatggtaggtcggctgcccataccctatcttctgatgacttttaggacactccaaacccaagttgttctgacagattagacgtcctgtgtcaatcatacttgagtatggttcaattctcgaggtggctcgggcaattgattacccgggtacttatatgagagctcgggcgattactgcgcgggagaccgggctgttcgaagaattcttgggaaacatgtagtgctcgggctcttgatagtgtctgggtcgtcaatcgacccggatccttatggcaacgactcgacccggatccttatggcaacgacccggatccttatgggggtatcaccatTATGTTTTATGACAGATGAGATTAGATCTCCATGCTTAATCATATTCTTTGAGACACCGTTTGATACGGAAGATGAGATATTCTTTTACTTTACCTGACCTCTCCTTCAGAACAGTTAATATGTGGATGGATAACTTTCACTCCCATTAAAGATTCTCAGCTGTATATTTATCCTTTATCATTCAGTTCATCATCCCATCCAAAGCCCAGATGTGCTTAGTAGATTCCTTTTTTTATGATTGTGGATGATAATAATGTAGGATCTATCTTAATATTTCTCTGTTAACAGGCTCCAGTGCTTCTAGAACTTTTagagaaaatgaagaaaaaagaacTTCCGTCCTATCCTCAGGTGCCCATATCTTATacctttgaaattttatttcttgtttGCAATTGCTAATTTCACGCACTTGATGCATAAGGCGAAACTGTGAAAGTTACtaaatttaattcatgaaataaagGTTTTATACAATGCTtttcagtttttgaaaaatgagAGTTGCTAGGGAGTTTTCGCCCTTAAAAATTATGTGCAGGTGGTGATGCGTGTTTGTATGCCATAAATGATTCTTAGATCAATGAAATTCTCATGATGTATATACTAAAATTTCTGGATTCGTGTATCACAACAGTTATTGATGGTTGACGGCAATGGACTTCTTCATCCTCGGGGCAAGTTTTTTCTATTATATATTCATACAAGATAAGAAGTATATATTTACCAATGCATTTATCcttgaaaataaatatcataCGTGCTCCTTCTATCCTCCCACGGATTGTGGATTTGGGACAATAATGTGTTTTCAGTATGATTATGTGCCAACTCGATAGATCATACTTGTCTATTTCTTCAAATGTATGCATGAGGCTTAAATTATCGCATACAAGacattcttttatttaaaaaatttttcctgttgtttattcatatttttattgggttgttttaaaaaaattgcttcttgtctattcatatttttattggGAGCTTGCACAGGCTTCGGATTGGCCTGCCATCTTGGTGTTTTGGCTGACCTTCCTACAATTGGGATAGGAAAGaatgtaagttttttttaactGTAAATGTTATATATGCCTAACTTGCCAAATATGTAGTCTAAGTTGTAGTAGCAATCGCCTCTAATGTGTTACTTGATGTCATTGATATTAGGTCgacttttataaaattttgcatatttttatcAAGCTCTAGTTTTGGAAGCTGTCAGTAAGATATATGTCACTCTTTTTTCCAGCTACACCATGTAGATGGCCTCACACAATCTAAAGTGAGGCAGATGCTTGAAGCTGCTGCGGAGGATTCATCAAAAGATGTTTTCACTTTGGTTGGTGCCTCTGGATCAGCATTAGGAGCGGTAACAGAATTTGCTACATTGTCTATGTACCCCTTTTCACATACTTCttcaatttaattaaagttCATTTTATATTGTCATATGTCCTGGAGTGTTCTTTTTAATTTAACTAACTACAATTCTGGGATAATTATTACTCCCTGAAATCGCCTTCGTATTATAGCAAATTAGAATTCCTCCACTTCCCCAGTTGACGATGAAACAGCCATTTTTTTCTCTGTTTCGGACTCTGCTTTGTTGTGTATTCTTATATGTCGCAGCATTTACAATGTGAACTGCCACTATCACACTGTATGCCGCAACATGATTTGTCTCAACATGTCTAGCATAATACCACTCCCCAGGCAAAGTGAAGAATTTGTTAGCAAGCAACAACTGTCTATGTTGTTGCATCGATCTTGCGCTGATGCCTAGGTGGCATAGTAATTGAATTGTGGTGTTTGGGCAGCTATGATTAGATTtaagatatttgatttatacaattacCATCGATTATAACTTTTGGTACAATTCTTGATCCATATCAAATCCAAAGTCATTCATTCGATTGTTGTGTTGTAAGTTGCGACAATTACTGCTAGGAGAATTTTTGGAAAACAACTATCCTCGCTAGCCTACATAGTATGACGTGGTCGAACCATAGTGACTAGGCTATTGTACAATTTAAAAGACCTAAGTTGCATATCACTACTCCCTATAAATTTTAATACAATAACAGAAACATGGTCCCATATTATCTTTAATCATATAACATTTgcttctttcattctttgtatgTCTTTTATTTGTGGACTGCCACCATTGAAAGTAGCATCAGCCAATGTTTGTACTGTGTACAGGCTATGAGATCGACTCAAGGCTCCATAAAACCCATATTTATATCAGTTGGGCATCGCATATCCCTTACCACAGCCATTAAAGTTGCGAAACTGACTTGCAAATTCCGGGTTCCAGAGCCCATCAGGCAGGTGAGAGTGTGAATGCTTTTATTTTTTCCCTGTCGCTTTTAAGATTCCCATCATCCTTGCTATATGATTCAGttttttcaaagtttgaaaGATAATTCTGCAGAACCTTACTGTTTTTTCTCCATTTGATTGTTTAGGCTGACATTAGATCGAAAGATTGCCTAAGGAAGCATGGCTTAAGGTAATTCAGTTCAATTACTTTGGGAGGATTAATGTTGTATGATtgttcttgatgatgttgtaaagcttatctcatgtttggttttattttcGGGAAATGTAAAAAGGAATTGTTTTCGGGGAACATGTAAAAGGAATGCCTTCTTGTTTTATTTCTCGAAAGTACATCTAATTTTCACCCAAATctaattttcatatttcttttttacaatcatatttttcaattcaagcaactccattattatattataaacataaattcattaactcatatttaaaaaataaaatatccacTAAATTATTGAGTACTTAAATGACGTGTTGTCTAAAcataaactatttttttaa encodes the following:
- the LOC140978265 gene encoding uncharacterized protein yields the protein MEERAFLSRNHRSPELQNEWIEIQDSLKKSLISEDDFSWNLTINFDDSEAKEDQDSSECGEILKYVCGVDLSFSKTDSSVACATLVVLDMSTLEVIYEDSAVVELRVPYIPGFLAFREAPVLLELLEKMKKKELPSYPQLLMVDGNGLLHPRGFGLACHLGVLADLPTIGIGKNLHHVDGLTQSKVRQMLEAAAEDSSKDVFTLVGASGSALGAAMRSTQGSIKPIFISVGHRISLTTAIKVAKLTCKFRVPEPIRQADIRSKDCLRKHGLR